The Streptomyces sp. DG1A-41 genomic sequence TGCGCGGGGCGCACGTACCCGCGCTGCGCCCGCCCACCTGGCGCCCCGTCCCGGTCGTGCGTCTCGGCCCCGGCCTGTGAGGGCCGGAACCGCCCCCTCCACGGCGTACGATGGCGTGCCGTACTCGAGGGGTGGGGCTGCCGTGGACCGTACTGATGCCGGCGCGCTCGTCCAGGCCGCCGCCGACGGCGACGCGGCGGCCTGGAAGGCGCTCGTGGAGGGGCTGAGCCCCCTGGTGTGGTCCGTGGTGCGGGCCCATCGGCTGTCCGACGCGGACGCCCACGAGGTGTACCAGACCGCGTGGTTCCGCTTCGCCCAGCACCTCGGGCGGATCCGGGAACCCGGCAAGGCGGGCGCGTGGCTGGCGAGCACCGCGCGCCACGAGTGCCTGAAGGTCATCCGGAGCTCGCAACGGCTGACCCTGACGGACGATCCACAGCTCCTGGACCGGGTCAGCGAGGACGGCACGCCGGAACAGTCGCTGCTCGACGCCGAGGAGGCCGCCGCCCAGAGCGAACGGGTACGGCGGCTGTGGCAGGAGTTCGAGGAACTGGGCGAGCGGTGCCGGCAGTTGCTGCGGGTGCTGATGGCCACGCCGCCGCCCAGCTACCAGGACGTGTCCGCCGCGCTCGGCATCGCGGTGGGCAGCATCGGGCCGCTGCGCCAGCGCTGTCTGCGGCGCCTGCGGGCCCGGCTCGAAGCGCGGGGGGCGGTAT encodes the following:
- a CDS encoding sigma-70 family RNA polymerase sigma factor, with product MDRTDAGALVQAAADGDAAAWKALVEGLSPLVWSVVRAHRLSDADAHEVYQTAWFRFAQHLGRIREPGKAGAWLASTARHECLKVIRSSQRLTLTDDPQLLDRVSEDGTPEQSLLDAEEAAAQSERVRRLWQEFEELGERCRQLLRVLMATPPPSYQDVSAALGIAVGSIGPLRQRCLRRLRARLEARGAV